The Diachasmimorpha longicaudata isolate KC_UGA_2023 chromosome 14, iyDiaLong2, whole genome shotgun sequence genome includes a region encoding these proteins:
- the LOC135169138 gene encoding uncharacterized protein LOC135169138: MFKLYEEAHPDHAISRWSYDQEIKALGLSFKEPKNDTYKTCDQFQIQLKCATTELKKTYAKEQLESHLNMANAPYSMKATDKQIAKSSDGRIIVTTFDLQQCLPTPSLPTGQIFYSRQLWTFNLTCHRCTDGHTRNECDSDHSAIERTKRRTQHIYIPRDYYNIV; the protein is encoded by the exons ATGTTCAAACTGTATGAGGAAGCACATCCTGACCATGCCATTTCCAGATGGTCATATGACCAAGAGATCAAGGCGCTTGGCTTGTCATTCAAGGAACCGAAAAATGACACGTACAAAACCTGCGATCAATTCCAGATTCAACTGAAATGCGCTACTACCGAGTTGAAGAAGACTTATGCGAAAGAACAACTGGAATCTCATTTGAATATGGCCAATGCACCATACAGCATGAAAGCCACTGACAAGCAAATCGCCAAAAGCAGTGACGGTAGGATAATTGTCACGACGTTTGACCTGCAGCAGTGTCTTCCAACCCCGAGCCTACCGACTGGACAAATATTCTATTCCAGACAATTGTGGACCTTTAATTTAACATGCCACCGTTGCACTGATG GGCACACTCGAAACGAGTGTGATTCTGATCACTCTGCCATTGAACGGACGAAGCGGAGGACGCAGCACATTTATATACCAAGAGATTACTATAACATCGTGTGA